The following DNA comes from Coleofasciculus sp. FACHB-1120.
AATCTGGGTATTAACGCCTGCAAGTTTCATACATACTCGCGTTCCAAAGCAAGTTGCTCAAGAGAATATGACCTTTGCTGAGGCAATCTACCGGGAGTGCCATTTCCTGTTTGTGGATGAAGCCGATCGCGTCCAGCTTCAATTTGATGAAGCGTTTGCTCCCAGTGAAGTATTAGTGGATGCAACTCGTGAAGCTTATCTTAATAAAGTTGGAAATTGTACTGGCAGTATTTATCAGTCTGCTCGTAGTGAAATGGCAGCCGATCGTTTAGTCGCCTGGTTAAGTGCCCAGTACCTGGTTCAAAATGCAACGAACCGGATCTATCATCAACTGCTCAATAAAGCAGATTTAGTTGAGTGGTTGGGGTCTGCTCCTTTTACAGGTCGTTCTTTGTTTGCCAGGATTATTCGAGAAGTAACAGAACCCGAGGAAAGTCAACCCAAACAGCGCCGTAAACAAACTCGCCAGCAACGGATTGAAGCACTGCGCCAAAATACGGCATCTCCATCTGCTAAACGAAAGAAACTCCAAAAATTACGTCTAAGTCTACTTAATAAGGGCAAATTAGACGATTTCTTGAACGATCCAACCAACCTTGACTATGAGCTATCTGCCTTAGCCTTTCAATTACTCAAGCCAGGAGATGACAAAGAATCGTTCGCGAAAGTCAAAACATGGTGCTGTAGATGGTTAAAGGATCACATTGAAGATTTCCGTCAGAAGATTGATTTAGAGGAGTTAGCGCGTAATCTCTACTTTGCCATTTTAGTTGCAGTCCTAGATAGCCAACTGACTTATTTAGTTGACAACATGCTATCAATTCGTGCTGTACTGGATCTTCAAGATCTAAATCAAAAATTACTCAGGCGACCTCCGTTTGATTACTTACCTGTCGTGCCAGAGTCGCCTGTGGGAAATATTTTAGGCTTCTGTTACAGGAATGATCATCGGGATTTGCGGGGAGGTAAGCTCGACTACTTCCGCTATGTTGGAGTCGGGAGAGCTTTACTGCTTCACTTTCCTAAACTGTTTGCGATCGATGGCAGAGAAGGACCACACACGATTCTAATTTCCGGAACAAGCTACGCACCTGGACTGCTTAAAAATCAGGACTCTTTATACTACACGCCACCAAGCTATCACATTGATGTTCAGCCGACAGTGTTGCTGTCTGCCACTACTACTAGATGTTCCAGCGTCAGTGAGTCAGGAATTAGCGAAAGTCGTTTTGTCTTTAGCCCGCTTTCAGGGTTTGGAGGAATACCCATTTCTATATCTGGCAATCACTACACGATTCGTAGACAGAATATGCGTGATTTAATTCAAACACTGTGTTCCCCAGAAGCAGGTGGATTGAAATTAGATGATGTTTTCCGATCGATTCGCAAACGTACAGAAGACAATCCAGAACAATGGATCGATCGAGAACGGTTCTTGATGGTGACAGGAGGTTATGAAGAAGCAGAGGAATCTTGTTCTACTATGGGTCCACTTTGTCCAGATAAACATTTAGAACCCTTACGACGCGACCACTCACCTCCTAATCTTCGCGGTATTCGTCGTAGCAAAATTCAGGGACTTAGAGATACCTCAGTACAAGGCATTTTTGCTCCCCTACTCGCGTTAGAGAGAGGGTATAACATTCTCAACCGATATGATAAAGCCGCCTTTGGAGCTGTCCTATTTCTCAATCGCCCGATGCCTGTACCGGATGATTGGCAAACTGTTGTTCAACAACTGAACGCTTGGGCACTGAAACATGAAGCCGATCCTAAATTGCTAGAGGGTGAGAGTGAACCAATCACTGTGATTAAAGCTAGCGAGTTTTTTTACCGTCACGCAACTAATAAATTACGGGAACTGAGCAACAGAGCCTATTCCTTCCACACCTTAACTGAGGAGGAACGGGATATGCTGTGCTGGAATCAACTGGTCAAAATTTGGCAGATTATTGGACGATTAGTTCGTGGAAATGTCCCAGCAGAAGTGTATTTCCTGGATGCTAAGTTTGCACCATTTTCTGCTGAAGATCTGAAGGATAAAACAAACACCTCCCTGCTAGTTGCCATCATCAAAACGCTTGAACTGCATCTCGAAAATAGTGATTTAGAGCCCTGGAGACTTACTTTAGCCCGATCGCTCTACGGCGATTTTCTAAAAGCACTCAAGAACACGGACGGTTTGAAATATGAGAATTAACTACATTCTTCCTGGTGCATGGGAACTAACAGAAGAAGCACAAACTCCAATCTACGCAATTAATGTGCCCACGGCATGGCGGCAGGTTGCAAAAGCGTTAACAGCTCGACGTAGTAGAGGAAGCTATCGAAGTATTCCAGTGCGATCGCTCGACACGCTGATCAGCGCAACTTTTCCACAAATTATCTATACAAACCGTAGGAGTTGGAGCGGAGACCCCGTTCCCTGGATTTATGCAACCGATCGAGCCAATATTGAAGAGTTGCCTTTTCTGGTTCAGGGGTGGTTTCGAGAGGAATTTGGCGCAACTGAGGAAGTAGAAGCCGCGATTTCAAATTTAAGACATCAAGATTGGCAGTGGTTCTCTCAAGTATATTCTCCGTCAGATGAAGAGATTCGTTGGCAGGGGATTCCAGACTATCTGGCACGGCAATTGCAGGGAGCAACGATCGCCTTTGGACTTAACCGCCAGTATCCATTGCAATTCTATCGAGTGAATCGGTTTGAAGATGGGGCAGAACTGATGTCTTTTCCCCCCACAGACATCCCGGTCGGTAAAGGAAAAGTTTCGGTTTCGTTTGTAATTCTTCTGAAATTGCATACAGTTCCTTGGCGTAAGGAACCTCTGATCTACCATGCCCTCTCCCTACGTCGATGGGTTACATCTTCCCTAATTAAAAACGAGAATGGAGAATTTCGTTATCGAGGCGTAACTGCCTACATTGGCGATACCCGCCGCTGGTTAGATGGTGCAGAACAGCCCTTTTCATTTATAACCCTTCGCATGAAGCGGGGAGAGGAAGAACCCTACTGGCATCCTCACACCATAACAGAGCTATTGAGAGATGCAGGTGAGATTCCAGAGCCAAAAGAATTAGCATCGAATCCTGTGTACAACTGGCATCAATTTAATCGAAGTAATCGTACGGTTCAAGCAGCAATTCCTGTAGGCGATCGTCTGCGGAGGCATCCTTGTTTACCGGGGGTTAGCCCGTTGGATTTGGCAAGGCTAGATCAGGAGATCGCAGCTTGTCTTCCAGTGGAGCGAGTTGGTGAGGGAGTCAGAGTTCAACAGGCAAATAGTCGGCGATTGACTCAGGTTTCCAACAAAAGATTGATGCTGCATCCCGAAATTGCAAGTCCTGCTGCATCTAAAGTTTTGCGATCGCAACCTACAGTATTGATACTTTGGGAAACAGAGGCAATCAGAGATGCACTCATTGCAGAATTATGCCGTTTACTCACCTTAGCACCAACCTCTGAATCAAATATTTATGCAGGTGAGTATGGCTCTTTGCAAATCCTTACACAAGATGTCGGCATTTTAGGAAATCTGCTTGATGTTGGAAGTTTCTCAGTTCCAGCGAGAAATCGTCAACAACGACGCGTCCAATGCTTGGAGGAGCGAATTCAACTGATTGCAAATTCTGTACCACGAGTGGAGGGACTGAAAGGAGCATTAGTTGAAATAATAGAGCCACCCAACATACCGGAAGCAGATCCAAAACTTGCATGGCGTGTGGGTTTAGCTCAAGCTGGCTATGTCAATCAGCACTTGCACGCTCTGAAGGAAGTTGATGAGGAAGATACAAGCCGCAAAGCTGCACAAACGAGGACATCAAACAAAGAACGAGTCAAACGTGCTGTTACTGACTTATTGAGGCAGTGGGGAGTTTTATCTAATTCGTTAATCCAGCCAGAGGTTGACTATGTTGAGCCACACACCTGGCTAACCTGTCTCAGTATTTTACGACGAACTCGTCGCACAAATGTTCAAGGTATACCCCATACTGCTGCCATCATGGTGCGTGTCAACCCAGTGAGTGGAGAAGTTCAAGCAACAACGCCGCAGTTATGGAGGAGTCAACGCTGGGCTTCCTATCCTGATGTCTTACAGCATCTAACGGCTGAACGATGGGAGCCCAATTCATGGTTTGATGAGTCTAACGACGAATCTAGCGAAGAGAGAACTTTACTCACACAGTTTGTGGCTCAGTGTTTGCAGGATTGTTTGAATACTCCTATTGCTGATGTGAACAATCCTTATGTGCTTTTTATGGCAGAGGCACATAATACTCGAAGCAAACTGAGCTGGCTCCACAATCGAGAGTTGTTAGACCTAGCACCAGGTAATTTGCCGAATGAATTGAAACGACACATTCAGAACCAAGAGAAGCGCGATCGCTTATGGATTGTCCGGTTGCGAACCACCGATGACATGGAAGTACCAGTATATATTTCTAAAAACAGCGAAGGAAGCCGCACTAAGGGAGTGTTTGAATGGCAGAATGTATGCGACCAATCAAAGCGGCAAGTCTACCTCAGCATTAGCCAACTACCCAGCAGTGCTAAATTTGTCCTACGGAGATCGCAATCTCGTTTAGATTCAGCGAAAAGTCCGGCTGGACAAGTAAAACCATTAGAGATAGCTCCGATTTATCATCCAGGCATTCCAGCAGAACAACTTGTCCAATTTGTTCATTCTCTCAGGAAGCGATGGCTTTACTTTGCCGATACCGTTGCCTTACCGTTTCCCCTTCCTTTTGCAACGAAAGCAAAAGAGTATGCAGTCAGTGTTAGAGATAATGCAGAAACGTTAGAAGCAATTGAGGAAGTGCAGCTAGAGGACGAGTAGTAACGTCGCTTTTATGAACCATTCACTTTGTTGAGAAGCATCTTATATCAAACAATAAGAACCATGAATTCCTACTCTTTATGGAATTCCTGAAGAGGGACATTGCTCAAGAGTATGACCGAATCCAGACTCGTGTACGTGAAGATCCAGGTACAGCAGGCGATCAAGCTGGCGAAAACTGGCCTAGCCTGCTTAAAAATTGGCTTCCCGCAAATTATCCCATAGTAACTAAAGGACGCATTATTAGCTGTGAGGGCAAAGTTAGCCCCCCAGTGGATATTCTTGTAATTTAACCGTCTTATCCGATCGCATTACGTGACAAAAAATTGTACTTTGCTGGGGGAGTTGTCGCTGCATTTGAGTGTAAGCTAACCCTGCGAAAAGGAAATATCAAGAAGGCTATCAAAAATACTGCTCTTATTAAAGACTTGATTCCAGAACGAAACAGTAATCCATATGATGAACTACACCAACCTATCATCTTTGGCATACTTGCTCACTCCCATGAATGGGAGTCTCTTCATAGAATCGATCGTCAGGTAGAAAAGTCCTGAGTTTAGCGATCGCGCGTTTTTAATGAACCGCAAAGACGCAAAGGACGCGAAGGAAGAGAGGGAAGAAGGCGATCGCGTACACCACAAAACTTATTTTTATTCGTCGTCTTCTTCCATCAGTTGCCAGATTAGGAAGCAGACATCAAGGACAATACCTAATGGGTTGTTGATTAGTCCGATTGCTGTTGCAATCACAAACATAACAATATTGCGGCGTTGCTTTAGGGAAAGTTTCATCTTGATTCAACCTGTATTTATTGGGGTTGAATGCAAGGTATTTTTGGGGCTGTAGCTGAAAGCAAAGCAGACTGGGCAACTGCTGAAAGCTAGTTATAATAAGCGATAAGCACTTTGGGGTAGGTGGAAAGTTTAGGGTTATCCCCAAACTTTGTGGCAAAATCTTTGGACTTAATCTATGGCGCGACGTTCTCTGGGTGATGATGTTAAGGCGCGGGTGAAGCGTCTGTTTGAGGCGTTGCTAGCTTATGTTAATGATGAATTTGAGGATGGCGACAAACTCGGAATTGATTACAACTGGCAAGGCGAGACGCAGTTGGTAATTAGGACAAAGCGGCGATATCTGGAAGAACTGACCGCAAAAGACAAATACAAAGGTAAGTTAACCCCAGCGCAAGTTAGGGAAGCCCTAAATCGGCTAGAAGATTATTTAGAAGTTTTAGAAGATAACCGTACCTCAACCAAAGGTTCGGAAGATTGGCACTTTACGTTGAAGCTGTGGCACAAAGATAAAGAGGCGAATCTGAGGCAATTTGATATTGAGTGGGAAAAGAAAAGACCGCCAAAATCTCAAGCTATTGCTAAGAAGATTAAGCTGCAAACTGATATCCTATCCGCTACGTCTACTGCCCTTAACAAGCTGGAAGGGAAATCGAAATCTGT
Coding sequences within:
- a CDS encoding DUF3962 domain-containing protein → MRINYILPGAWELTEEAQTPIYAINVPTAWRQVAKALTARRSRGSYRSIPVRSLDTLISATFPQIIYTNRRSWSGDPVPWIYATDRANIEELPFLVQGWFREEFGATEEVEAAISNLRHQDWQWFSQVYSPSDEEIRWQGIPDYLARQLQGATIAFGLNRQYPLQFYRVNRFEDGAELMSFPPTDIPVGKGKVSVSFVILLKLHTVPWRKEPLIYHALSLRRWVTSSLIKNENGEFRYRGVTAYIGDTRRWLDGAEQPFSFITLRMKRGEEEPYWHPHTITELLRDAGEIPEPKELASNPVYNWHQFNRSNRTVQAAIPVGDRLRRHPCLPGVSPLDLARLDQEIAACLPVERVGEGVRVQQANSRRLTQVSNKRLMLHPEIASPAASKVLRSQPTVLILWETEAIRDALIAELCRLLTLAPTSESNIYAGEYGSLQILTQDVGILGNLLDVGSFSVPARNRQQRRVQCLEERIQLIANSVPRVEGLKGALVEIIEPPNIPEADPKLAWRVGLAQAGYVNQHLHALKEVDEEDTSRKAAQTRTSNKERVKRAVTDLLRQWGVLSNSLIQPEVDYVEPHTWLTCLSILRRTRRTNVQGIPHTAAIMVRVNPVSGEVQATTPQLWRSQRWASYPDVLQHLTAERWEPNSWFDESNDESSEERTLLTQFVAQCLQDCLNTPIADVNNPYVLFMAEAHNTRSKLSWLHNRELLDLAPGNLPNELKRHIQNQEKRDRLWIVRLRTTDDMEVPVYISKNSEGSRTKGVFEWQNVCDQSKRQVYLSISQLPSSAKFVLRRSQSRLDSAKSPAGQVKPLEIAPIYHPGIPAEQLVQFVHSLRKRWLYFADTVALPFPLPFATKAKEYAVSVRDNAETLEAIEEVQLEDE
- a CDS encoding DUF6602 domain-containing protein translates to MEFLKRDIAQEYDRIQTRVREDPGTAGDQAGENWPSLLKNWLPANYPIVTKGRIISCEGKVSPPVDILVI